The following proteins come from a genomic window of Pyramidobacter piscolens W5455:
- the rpoD gene encoding RNA polymerase sigma factor RpoD, translating into MMSHIRGLIVQGRKNGYVTHKDIEKYIPADYWSSEILDNVFINLTELGIQVLDDSAQVSSKDGSSAKSKRPSRSRTKISDERESPDVPGDDDSASDFASSGGDEAPGYGEELGRMEDVPLSDPVRMYLREIGKVPLLSGEKERELAIKVEAGDAEAKQQIIDANLRLVVSIAKKYIGRGMLFLDLIQEGNLGLIRAVEKFDYRKGFKFSTYATWWIRQAITRAIADQARTIRIPVHMVETINKMVRISRQLVQKLGREPSDEEIAHEMEIESGRVEEIRRIAQLPVSLETPIGEEEDSQLGDFIEDRNMPSPEDAAAGNLLHEQIEEMLDALSDREREVLRYRFGLEDGRSYTLEEVGRRFGVTRERIRQIEAKALRKLRHPSRSKKLRDFLE; encoded by the coding sequence ATGATGAGTCATATCCGTGGGCTCATCGTTCAGGGGCGCAAGAATGGCTATGTGACCCACAAGGACATCGAGAAATATATCCCCGCGGATTACTGGAGTTCCGAGATCCTGGACAATGTTTTCATTAATTTGACGGAGCTTGGCATTCAAGTGCTGGATGATTCCGCTCAAGTTTCATCAAAGGATGGCAGTTCAGCCAAATCGAAGCGGCCTTCGAGAAGCAGGACGAAAATTTCCGACGAGAGAGAAAGCCCCGACGTCCCGGGCGATGACGACAGTGCGTCCGATTTTGCCTCGTCCGGTGGCGACGAAGCTCCCGGCTATGGAGAAGAATTGGGGCGCATGGAAGACGTGCCCTTGTCCGATCCGGTGCGCATGTACCTGCGCGAGATCGGCAAGGTCCCCCTCTTAAGCGGAGAAAAGGAACGCGAGCTGGCGATCAAAGTCGAAGCCGGCGACGCGGAGGCGAAACAGCAGATCATCGACGCCAATCTCCGTCTGGTCGTCAGCATCGCCAAGAAATACATCGGCCGCGGCATGCTGTTCCTCGACCTGATCCAGGAGGGCAATCTCGGCCTGATCCGCGCCGTGGAGAAGTTCGACTACCGCAAAGGCTTCAAGTTCAGCACCTACGCCACCTGGTGGATCCGTCAGGCCATCACCCGCGCTATCGCCGATCAGGCGCGCACGATCCGCATCCCCGTGCACATGGTCGAGACGATCAACAAGATGGTGCGCATTTCCCGCCAGCTCGTGCAGAAACTTGGACGCGAACCCAGCGACGAGGAGATCGCCCATGAAATGGAAATCGAAAGCGGGCGCGTCGAAGAGATCCGCCGCATCGCTCAGCTTCCCGTCTCGTTGGAAACGCCCATCGGCGAAGAAGAGGACAGCCAGCTCGGCGATTTTATCGAGGACCGCAACATGCCCAGCCCCGAAGACGCGGCCGCCGGCAACCTTCTTCACGAGCAGATCGAGGAGATGCTCGACGCCCTGTCGGACCGCGAGCGCGAAGTGCTGCGCTACCGCTTCGGGCTGGAGGATGGGCGCTCTTATACGCTTGAAGAAGTCGGCCGCCGTTTCGGCGTCACCCGCGAGCGCATCCGTCAGATCGAAGCCAAGGCGCTGAGAAAACTGCGCCATCCCAGCCGCAGCAAAAAACTCCGGGATTTTTTGGAGTAA